A stretch of DNA from Gemmatimonadota bacterium:
GTCGGCGGACACCGAGGCGTAGATCAGTCCGTCGCCGTCGCGACCCACCACAAAAGATTCCCGATCGCCGCGGCCCCGGACCTCGTAGCGCCGGCCCCCCCGCACCAAGTTGTCTTCGCGGGGATCGACCGGGAACAAGACCCGGAGGCGGCCTTCGGTGTCATAGTTGAAAACCAGGAGGTAGCCGTCGTCGCGCGATTCGACCTGGACTTGGGCTCGCTCACCTTCGCGGAACTGACGGCTGTTGTTGATCCAGATTCGGATCGGAGGGGCCGCGGCATCGATTGAGGCCGAAGCCACCGGAATCGAATCGCCGCCGGTGAACAGCGCGCTGGCCAACCATAGAACGGGCATCATGAGGAACCTCCGCGCAACGACTCGTGGGGCTTGGACACAATGACAGCTACCCAGCATATCGAGTTTCGTGCCATCCCGATCGACGCGGCCAACCAACATGGCCACAACGACTTACAGTTTTCCAAACCGGACATTGCCCTGTCCTAGCCGGGTGACACCTGAACCCGCCAGGCGACACCCCTACCCCAATATCACGGTTTATCCGTTCCGGTGCCAATACATTCGCATTTCGGTGACCTTGTCCCCCTCGGACTCACAGAATAACGCCCCTCGGGCCTCCACCCATTCACCGGTTCGGCGGCGGCGAAAGACCACTTTGAACTCGGTCGAGAACCAGGGCCCCGCCGTATGCAGCTCACCGGTGGTGACCGTGATCTCGGATTGGTTGTACGGGACGTCAGCCCAGTAGCGGCGGATGGCGTCCCGGCCGGTGTGGGGCGGGGCAAACGGAGTCTCGATGAAGACGGCATTGTCGCTGAAGACTGAGAGGATCTTGTCCAAATCGGCCTTGGACCAGCCTTTGGCGAAGGTGTCGATCAGCTCGCGAGGGCTTGGTTGGGGTTCGGTCATGGTGAATATTAGCTCGGCACTCGGCGGCTCGGCACTCGGCACTCGGCTCTTGGGGGGACACAGCATGATTGAGAAGGGGCAGGTGGTTTTGATGTTGGGGGAGTCGGGGGGGGCGTTTACGGCGGCGTTTCGGGGGGTGACGGGGGGGCAGTTTCATTTCAAGCCGGCACCGGATCGGTGGTCGATTGCGGAGACGGCGGAGCATGTGACGGTGGCGGAGACGGGGTCGGGGAAGTTGATCCGGGGGAAGTTGGTTCGGGAGGCGACGGCGCCGGAGTTGTTGGCGCAGACGGTGGGGGCGGAGGAGCGGGTGGATGGGCGGCTGGCCAAGCGGGATCAGCCGTTTCCGGCCCCGGACTTTGTCCTGCCGACGGGACGGTGGACCACGCCGGAGGAGATGATCGCGGTGTTCGAAGAGAGCCGGCAGGCGACGATCGACTTCATCAAGACGACGGAGCACGACTTGACGACTTTCGCGGTGCCGCATCCGGCGCTCGGGCCGTTGAACGGGCTTCAGTGGGGGTACTTCCTGGTCCGGCACTGCGTGCGGCACATCGAACAAATCGACGAGGTCAAGGCCGCGGCGGGGTACCCGAAGTAAAGGTCTCGAAGAAGCCGAAGCCGGAGTCGGCGACCGTTGCGCCGAGCAGGCGGCCCCGGGCGATGAATTGGCCGCGCATTTGGAGAAACGAAAGCCGGGCGGC
This window harbors:
- a CDS encoding nuclear transport factor 2 family protein, with the translated sequence MLCPPKSRVPSAEPPSAELIFTMTEPQPSPRELIDTFAKGWSKADLDKILSVFSDNAVFIETPFAPPHTGRDAIRRYWADVPYNQSEITVTTGELHTAGPWFSTEFKVVFRRRRTGEWVEARGALFCESEGDKVTEMRMYWHRNG
- a CDS encoding DinB family protein; the protein is MKTALSLKTERILSKSALDQPLAKVSISSRGLGWGSVMVNISSALGGSALGTRLLGGHSMIEKGQVVLMLGESGGAFTAAFRGVTGGQFHFKPAPDRWSIAETAEHVTVAETGSGKLIRGKLVREATAPELLAQTVGAEERVDGRLAKRDQPFPAPDFVLPTGRWTTPEEMIAVFEESRQATIDFIKTTEHDLTTFAVPHPALGPLNGLQWGYFLVRHCVRHIEQIDEVKAAAGYPK